From a single Zygotorulaspora mrakii chromosome 2, complete sequence genomic region:
- the FPY1 gene encoding flavin adenine dinucleotide pyrophosphatase (similar to Saccharomyces cerevisiae YMR178W; ancestral locus Anc_6.250) yields MLQYKTPLKRLLKMSKVNAACVIIGDEVLNGKITDTNSKFFAKYCYGMGIRLGEIVTIADDETQIVNTMRRISKDYQFIVTSGGIGPTHDDITYESVAKSFNLPVKIDEECKTRMDRISHPEARLDAKGLKDCYRMVTMPSGSLVKNYYVADDLWVPICSIDHKVYILPGIPQLFTRMLTSFTPTIRKIYDLKENDHEYIRFFIKTPQSESQISSYLRDLQNEANTVSNEIKIGSYPHFGLGFNTVSILGTKDNEKFLKDISSRTVTALKGEQISAEQEEEYSNP; encoded by the coding sequence ATGCTGCAATACAAAACGCCATTGAAACGTCTGCTGAAGATGTCAAAAGTTAATGCAGCTTGTGTTATAATCGGGGATGAAGTTTTGAATGGCAAGATTACTGATACAAATTCCAAGTTCTTTGCTAAATACTGTTACGGTATGGGTATAAGATTAGGGGAGATTGTCACGATTGCAGATGACGAAACTCAGATTGTTAACACTATGAGAAGAATCTCAAAAGATTATCAGTTTATAGTCACCTCAGGCGGTATCGGACCTACCCATGATGATATTACATATGAATCGGTAGCTAAGAGTTTTAATTTGCCTGTAAAAATAGATGAAGAATGTAAAACTAGAATGGATCGGATATCGCATCCAGAGGCGAGATTAGATGCAAAAGGGCTGAAAGATTGCTATCGTATGGTAACAATGCCCTCTGGGAGCTTGGTAAAAAACTATTATGTTGCAGACGATTTATGGGTTCCAATTTGCTCCATTGACCACAAAGTTTACATTCTTCCCGGTATTCCACAATTGTTTACAAGAATGCTAACGAGCTTCACACCTACAATCAGAAAGATATACGAtctaaaagaaaatgatcATGAATATATTCGCTTTTTTATTAAGACGCCACAATCAGAATCACAgatttcttcttatttGAGAGATTTGCAAAACGAAGCAAATACTGTTAGCAACGAAATCAAAATCGGTTCTTACCCACATTTTGGTTTGGGATTCAACACTGTGAGTATTCTGGGTACTAAAGATaacgaaaaatttttgaaagatatatCAAGTCGAACAGTAACTGCATTGAAAGGTGAGCAAATCTCAGCGGAACAGGAAGAAGAATACTCAAACCCATGA
- the NEW1 gene encoding New1p (similar to Saccharomyces cerevisiae NEW1 (YPL226W); ancestral locus Anc_6.251): MPPKNFKDLNDFLNDQPQDPNLVASPFGGYFKNNNTNNYQKQRTVNQGQQYRSSGSNFNSKQNYNYGSNYGQGYNYQQSSVTPDHSNTPTPSNSTTSLTSLNENMSNLQLSPISSILSQIPQCQTITDCKKQLDLAIEEFAKTDYSAINIESWKLLDIIAKFTKPKNPPLVRESAMLLISKLGQTFTQKYPEEAYLLPLFDSALDSTADKENTVKRAAQHAIDSLINCFPIESLTSAVLPVILKYLASGAKWQSKLQALAVVDRIREDSPNDLLELTFKDTVPVLTDVATDFKPELAKQGHQALLSYVSILDNLDLSPRFKLIVDTLQDPAKVPQSVKALSGVTFVAEVTEPALSLLVPILNRSLNLSSSSQEQLRQTVIVVENLTRLVNNRIEIESFIPQLLPGIQKVVDTASLPEVRELAEKALKVLKEDDEPAPAGQFSGRLTIEEGREFLVKRLAKLPEDDLKFQLNDDIIINYFSKLLTVDANVNDWKRLQSYMIEVLGEDHEEFVEKEFINDLRAIFHQEKVSYDESEGVEIVNTDFSLAYGSRMLLNKTTLRLLKGHRYGLCGRNGAGKSTLMRSIANGQLEGFPDKNTLRTCFVEHKLQGEEGDLDLVSFIALDEQLQGTSREEISKALKSVGFDEERRNQTVGSLSGGWKMKLELARAMLQKADILLLDEPTNHLDVANVKWLEDYLLENTNITSLIVSHDSGFLDAVCTDIIHYENKKLKYYKGNLEKFVEQKPEAKAYYTLSDSNAQMRFPPPGILTGVKSNTRAVAKVSNVTFSYPGAAKPSLVGATCALSLSSRVAVLGPNGAGKSTLIKLLTGELVPQEGEVQKHPNLRIGYIAQHALQHVNEHKEKTANQYLQWRYQFGDDREVLLKESRKISEDEKEMMAKEIDIGDGRGKRAIEAIVGRQKLKRSFQYEVKWKWWKPKYNSWVPKDTLVAEGFEKLVQKFDDHEASREGLGYRQLIPSVISKHFDDVGLDAEIANHTPLGSLSGGQLVKVVIAGAMWNNPHLLVLDEPTNYLDRDSLGALAVAIRDWSGGVVMISHNNEFVGALCPEQWIVENGQLTQKGLKQIDQSRFEDGGNTDAVGLKNAKAPSPSVVDDDSPANIKVKKRVKRLTRNEKKAQAERRRLRYIEWLSSPKGTPKPVNTDDEDEGDED; this comes from the coding sequence ATGCCTCCCAAGAACTTCAAggatttgaatgattttctAAATGATCAACCCCAAGACCCAAATTTGGTAGCATCTCCATTCGGGGGTTACtttaaaaacaataataCCAATAACTACCAAAAACAGCGTACGGTCAATCAAGGACAACAGTACCGCAGTTCAGGATCAAACTTCAACAGTAAACAGAACTACAATTACGGCAGTAATTATGGCCAAGGATACAACTATCAACAGTCGTCTGTCACCCCAGATCACAGTAATACACCAACGCCTTCTAATTCAACAACGTCATTGACTTCTCTAAATGAGAATATGTCGAACTTGCAGCTGTCACCTATTTCCTCGATACTTTCTCAGATTCCTCAATGCCAAACAATCACGGATTGCAAAAAACAATTGGATCTTGccattgaagaatttgcgAAAACAGACTATTCTGCTATTAATATTGAATCTTGGAAACTGCTGGATATTATAGCCAAATTCACCAAGCCAAAAAACCCACCATTGGTAAGGGAGTCTGCCATGTTATTGATTTCCAAATTAGGCCAAACTTTCACGCAAAAGTATCCAGAGGAAGCCTATTTATTGCCTCTTTTCGATAGTGCACTAGATTCAACTGCTGATAAGGAAAATACTGTTAAACGTGCTGCACAGCATGCTATCGATTCGCTAATCAATTGTTTCCCAATCGAGTCTTTGACAAGTGCTGTTTTACCAGTTATTCTAAAATATTTAGCATCGGGTGCCAAGTGGCAATCTAAATTACAGGCGTTGGCCGTCGTCGATAGAATAAGAGAGGACTCTCCTAATGACTTGTTAGAATTGACCTTCAAGGATACTGTTCCAGTTTTGACGGATGTCGCAACTGATTTCAAACCAGAATTAGCTAAGCAAGGCCACCAAGCATTGCTAAGCTACGTGTCGATTCTCGATAATCTTGATTTATCTCCTAGATTTAAGTTGATTGTGGACACTTTACAAGATCCAGCAAAGGTGCCTCAATCAGTTAAGGCCTTATCCGGTGTCACTTTTGTTGCGGAGGTGACTGAGCCAGCTTTGTCGTTGTTGGttccaattttgaatagatctttgaatctttcatcttcttctcaaGAACAACTGAGACAAACTGTTATTGTTGTCGAGAATTTAACCAGATTAGTAAACAACAGAatagaaattgaaagttttaTTCCTCAGTTATTACCAGGGATCCAAAAGGTCGTTGATACGGCCTCTTTACCTGAAGTTCGTGAACTAGCAGaaaaagcattgaaagtgttgaaagaagatgacgaGCCTGCCCCTGCTGGTCAATTCTCTGGCAGATTAACCATTGAAGAGGGCAGAGAGTTTTTAGTCAAACGTTTAGCTAAGTTGCCCGAAGATGACTTAAAATTCCAATTAAATGATGATATAAttatcaattatttcagTAAGTTATTGACAGTGGATGCTAATGTGAACGACTGGAAAAGGCTGCAGAGTTATATGATTGAAGTATTGGGTGAAGACCACGAGGAATTTGTCGAGAAGGAATTCATCAATGATCTCAGAGCCATCTTCCATCAGGAAAAAGTGTCATATGATGAAAGCGAAGGTGTCGAAATTGTCAACACCGATTTTTCATTAGCGTATGGTTCAAGAATGTTATTGAACAAAACTACGCTACGTTTATTGAAGGGTCATCGTTATGGTTTGTGTGGCAGAAATGGTGCTGGTAAATCGACACTGATGAGATCGATTGCCAATGGTCAATTGGAAGGATTTCCAGATAAGAACACCTTGCGTACCTGTTTTGTTGAACACAAATTACAAGGCGAAGAAGGAGACCTAGATTTAGTGAGTTTCATTGCATTGGACGAACAGTTGCAAGGAACTTCACGCGAAGAAATTTCTAAGGCATTGAAATCTGTTGGCTtcgatgaagaaagaagaaatcaaaccGTCGGTTCTTTGTCTGGTGgttggaaaatgaaattggaaTTGGCCAGAGCAATGTTGCAAAAGGCTGACATACTGTTACTGGATGAGCCTACGAATCATTTAGATGTTGCAAATGTCAAATGGTTAGAAGACTATCTTCTGGAAAACACAAACATTACATCCTTGATTGTTTCCCACGACTCCGGATTCCTAGACGCTGTTTGTACTGACATTATTCACTATGAGaataagaaattgaaatactaCAAGGGTAATTTAGAAAAGTTTGTTGAACAAAAGCCGGAAGCAAAAGCATACTATACTCTCAGTGATTCTAATGCTCAAATGCGTTTCCCACCGCCAGGTATCCTAACAGGTGTTAAGTCAAATACGAGGGCTGTTGCCAAAGTCAGCAATGTTACTTTTTCATATCCTGGAGCTGCGAAACCATCCTTGGTGGGGGCTACGTGCGCTCTTTCTCTGTCCTCTCGTGTCGCAGTTTTGGGTCCAAATGGTGCTGGTAAGTCCACTTTAATCAAGCTTTTGACCGGTGAACTAGTTCCTCAAGAAGGTGAAGTTCAAAAGCATCCAAATTTGCGTATTGGTTATATTGCTCAACATGCTCTGCAGCATGTTAATGAACATAAAGAAAAGACTGCAAACCAATACTTACAATGGCGTTATCAATTTGGTGATGACCGTGAAGTTTTATTAAAGGAATCGAGAAAAATCTCCGAAGACGAAAAGGAGATGATGGccaaagaaattgatattgGCGATGGAAGAGGTAAGAGAGCGATTGAAGCTATTGTCGGTagacaaaaattgaaaagatctttCCAGTACGAAgtaaaatggaaatggTGGAAACCCAAATACAACTCGTGGGTTCCAAAAGATACTTTGGTTGCAGAAGGTTTCGAGAAATTGGTTCAAAAGTTCGATGACCATGAAGCATCCAGAGAAGGTTTAGGCTATCGTCAACTGATCCCATCTGTTATTTCCAAACATTTCGACGATGTCGGTTTAGATGCAGAGATTGCTAATCACACTCCATTGGGTTCCTTGTCGGGTGGTCAACTTGTCAAGGTTGTTATTGCAGGTGCCATGTGGAACAATCCTCATTTACTAGTTTTAGATGAACCTACCAATTATTTGGATAGAGACTCTCTTGGAGCACTAGCAGTGGCAATTCGTGACTGGAGTGGTGGTGTTGTCATGATTTCGCACAACAATGAATTTGTCGGAGCTCTATGTCCAGAACAATGGATAGTTGAGAATGGTCAATTAACCCAGAAGGGTCTCAAACAAATCGACCAATCAAGGTTCGAAGACGGTGGAAACACTGATGCTGTTGGCCTGAAGAATGCTAAAGCACCAAGCCCTTCTGTTGTTGACGATGACTCTCCGGCTAATATCAAAGTCAAGAAAAGAGTGAAGAGATTGACAAGAAACGAAAAGAAGGCTCAAGCAGAGCGCAGGCGTCTGCGTTATATTGAATGGCTTTCCTCTCCAAAAGGTACTCCAAAGCCTGTTAACACcgacgatgaagatgaaggtGATGAAGACTAA
- the SPT21 gene encoding Spt21p (similar to Saccharomyces cerevisiae SPT21 (YMR179W); ancestral locus Anc_6.252), with protein MTDVTKMALKILYSLDNGTTATYLARSKKQQCVRIATIPNPDSTLENDVGSFKIGAVELSFVLQEIYLNSPELLNHNISRSGHDYNLYYQDICELDEPLVSLGLLSEIRQKMGKLSTQESYPYEDGEEEEPFIVTGRICSSFAALLKPSYKATGNNTQRKHNTPSNDTLEVKLRFIRVVTNKNARRPSASISNVPMIPVPTAVVNQMHFKSSNGTNPTQKMGRPARIITGSKRQTNPTPAPKAERTQSLPIWNPKQGSNHTGLPTNSIAHKIFLADRNTENLQAKSSHQQATTYQVSALQQDNTVQKFRVDDSVSKRFDFMLNKKKKNQNQPQQQRQQLESTKSSFLNTNKKYTTAAKARRCNTMAAIPLALGNSLPNLKTESKQQRSGSISSGVYKSIQEQESVFQQILSNSPTKQHNTPASAEDDKENLPPSIVPKDNIDLDLLNFSDVGLKSDLDWFGNYDPFNSPSIIPEVPLEHALKPSSATPKDPNTCNTVDIENDGEDEEGDKTPRINDNNDKVDALNDADRTSPIDTLSMPLMELNDRPSGRMVSCQEQLQRLPLLGNQLKSTSFISRREVFKDELRGPSEEEIDNDEDATSVLMQFSSSYPDNSPSLKKSDSQRKITTSEYSSPLLKRHRDCDIQEACEDEEEQKDNFKKQRIMPSSPTMFNYPDDSSNHEDANDLFSSFMHGPQNENQDVDSTPDTRYENQSSDHIKNI; from the coding sequence ATGACTGACGTTACAAAAATGGCTCTAAAGATACTGTATTCCCTTGATAACGGAACGACTGCGACGTATTTAGCACGTTCCAAGAAGCAACAGTGTGTGCGAATTGCTACAATACCGAACCCTGACTCTACTTTAGAGAACGACGTCGGCTCATTTAAGATTGGAGCAGTGGAATTGTCATTCGTATTACAAGAAATTTATTTAAACTCCCCCGAATTGCTTAATCACAACATATCAAGGAGCGGGCATGACTATAATCTATATTACCAGGACATTTGTGAACTTGATGAGCCATTGGTGAGCTTAGGCTTGCTTTCAGAAATACGGCAGAAAATGGGCAAGCTATCAACACAAGAATCATATCCATATGAGGACGGTGAAGAGGAGGAACCTTTTATTGTCACAGGAAGAATATGCTCAAGCTTTGCTGCCCTGTTGAAGCCCTCATATAAGGCAACAGGAAACAATACACAGAGAAAACACAACACACCATCCAATGATACTTTGGAAGTAAAATTAAGATTTATCAGAGTTGTCACTAATAAAAACGCGAGACGACCAAGTGCGAGTATTTCAAACGTACCGATGATTCCTGTACCCACAGCCGTGGTAAATCAAATGCATTTTAAAAGCAGTAACGGTACAAACCCAACACAGAAAATGGGAAGGCCTGCCAGAATAATAACTGGCTCCAAAAGACAAACTAATCCAACACCAGCACCCAAAGCTGAAAGAACACAGTCATTACCCATATGGAATCCTAAACAGGGTTCAAATCATACAGGCTTACCGACAAATTCAATAGCGCACAAAATATTTTTAGCAGATCGCAACACTGAAAATCTCCAAGCGAAATCTTCTCATCAACAAGCTACGACATATCAAGTAAGTGCATTACAGCAGGATAATACCGTACAGAAATTCAGAGTTGATGATTCGGTGAgcaaaagatttgattttatgctaaacaaaaagaaaaagaatcaaaatcagCCGCAACAACAGCGTCAGCAACTAGAAAGCACCAAGAGTAGTTTTTTGAATACAAATAAGAAATatacaacagcagcaaaaGCTCGAAGGTGTAATACAATGGCTGCAATCCCACTTGCTCTGGGAAATTCTCtaccaaatttgaaaacagAATCAAAGCAGCAAAGGAGCGGTTCAATTTCTAGCGGAGTTTACAAATCAATTCAAGAACAGGAATCCGTCTTTCAGCAGATTCTATCAAACAGCCCCACCAAACAACATAACACTCCAGCATCAGCAGAGGACGATAAAGAGAATTTACCACCTTCAATTGTACCGAAAGATAATATTGATCttgatttattgaatttcTCAGATGTTGGTTTAAAGAGCGATTTAGACTGGTTCGGAAATTACGATCCATTCAATTCTCCATCAATTATACCAGAAGTCCCGCTGGAGCATGCATTAAAACCATCTTCTGCGACCCCAAAGGATCCAAATACCTGCAATACGGTAGATATTGAAAACGATGGGGAAGATGAGGAAGGTGACAAAACCCCTAGGATAAATGACAACAACGATAAAGTCGATGCATTGAATGATGCTGATAGAACTTCCCCTATAGACACATTATCCATGCCACTCATGGAGCTAAACGACAGGCCTTCAGGTCGAATGGTGTCATGCCAAGAACAACTGCAAAGACTTCCATTACTTGGCAACCAACTGAAAAGCACCTCCTTCATTTCGCGCCGAGAAgtattcaaagatgaattgCGAGGTCCCAGCGAGGAGGAAATTGATAATGACGAAGATGCAACATCCGTGTTGATGCagttttcttcctcatACCCGGATAACTCCCCATCACTTAAGAAAAGTGATTCACAAAGGAAAATCACTACTTCTGAATACTCTTCGCCACTATTAAAGCGCCATCGTGATTGTGACATCCAAGAAGCAtgtgaagatgaggaagaaCAGAAagacaatttcaaaaagcaaagaaTTATGCCTTCGTCACCAACAATGTTCAACTATCCTGATGACTCTTCGAACCATGAAGATGCAAAtgatttattttcttctttcatgCATGGTCcacaaaatgaaaatcaagatgTTGACTCAACACCAGATACTCGATACGAAAACCAGTCTAGCGACCACATCAAGAATATATAA
- the ALG5 gene encoding dolichyl-phosphate beta-glucosyltransferase (similar to Saccharomyces cerevisiae ALG5 (YPL227C); ancestral locus Anc_6.253), which yields MTAGICWGYINDVNAFKLLATLVTVAVASMYSLVYLLSHTPREPFSEELQSITVDENGDRLTTELVAVNSATHHASEGILLSVVVPSYNETGRILLMLTEAIKYLESAFPQKWEIIIVDDGSRDGTTDYCLKQAHEQFKLRAGELRVIHFIKNRGKGGAVRQGMLHIRGKYGLFADADGASKFSDVEKLLESVKKLEKNETGKDKAAVAIGSRAHMINTDAVVKRSVIRNFLMYGLHTLVFVFGIRSIKDTQCGFKLFNKAAIEQIFPYLHTEGWIFDVEILMLAIRKLIPIVEVPISWHEVDGSKMELARDSINMAKDLVVIRMAYILGIYKDYRKI from the coding sequence ATGACAGCAGGGATATGTTGGGGCTACATAAACGATGTTAATGCGTTTAAGCTATTGGCGACGCTTGTCACTGTGGCGGTGGCTTCCATGTATTCTCTAGTTTACCTATTATCCCATACTCCAAGAGAACCGTTCTCTGAGGAATTGCAATCCATTACTGTCGACGAAAACGGCGATCGATTAACAACGGAGCTGGTTGCTGTCAACAGTGCCACTCATCATGCCAGTGAGGGCATTCTTTTATCTGTGGTTGTGCCTAGTTACAATGAAACTGGGAGGATATTGCTGATGTTAACTGAGGCTATTAAATACCTGGAAAGCGCTTTTCCTCAAAAATGGGAAATAATAATCGTAGATGATGGTTCCAGAGACGGGACAACTGATTATTGTTTAAAACAAGCACATGAACAGTTTAAGCTGAGGGCGGGAGAATTGAGAGTAattcattttatcaagaACAGAGGCAAAGGTGGCGCTGTGAGACAAGGAATGTTGCATATTCGCGGAAAATATGGTCTTTTTGCAGATGCAGATGGTGCAAGTAAATTTAGTGACGTCGAAAAATTATTGGAAAGTGTCAAGAAGCTCgaaaaaaacgaaacaGGTAAGGATAAGGCTGCAGTCGCAATTGGATCTCGCGCTCATATGATCAACACTGATGCTGTGGTTAAGAGATCAGTtataagaaattttttgatgtatGGACTGCACACATTAGTTTTCGTTTTTGGTATTAGGTCCATCAAAGATACGCAATGTGGGTTTAAATTATTCAATAAAGCAGCTATAGAACAAATATTTCCATACTTGCATACCGAGGGTTGGATTTTTGATGTTGAGATACTCATGTTGGCTATCAGGAAGTTGATACCTATTGTGGAGGTTCCTATCTCGTGGCATGAGGTGGATGGGTCCAAAATGGAGCTAGCACGAGACAGTATTAACATGGCTAAGGACTTGGTAGTCATCAGAATGGCATATATTCTAGGAATCTATAAGGATTacagaaaaatctga
- the CET1 gene encoding polynucleotide 5'-phosphatase (similar to Saccharomyces cerevisiae CTL1 (YMR180C) and CET1 (YPL228W); ancestral locus Anc_6.254), with protein sequence MSTSEQSRQQPKRALSLDDLVNHDENPKVKSPNYGQNNESVSSLNSSEIRRETSVNSINPNDFMGDETDTDDDVGMGGGGVNFDKDMTFDYDKQEGKSPQKDESKRATEQKNTLLAAPQEPKSSLIEKKNPSTSRKTSDAGTAASTNTFEPQGSENSVTTIFDERASLKSRKNNLKKDLQILNEIAATSKPNKYKNVPIWAQKWRPTIKALQNIDKKDFKIDNSFLNIIPDDDLTKSVQDWVYATIFSIPPDMRQLIEMEMKFGVIMDAKSPDRINPPVSSQAVFTELDTTMVPTIDPSVFEELKKYIRGLSEVSENRGKFSTIESHTKDSTYRVGVATQRPRFLRMSTDIKTGRVGQFIEKRKIAHLLIYSPKDSYDVKISINLEIPVPENEPPEKYKSQTPLSERSKERVSYIHNDSCTRIDITKVEKSEHGRKGSSPEITHEIELEINTPALLKAFDSIATDSQVYASVIRTFLNNGTIIRRKLTSLSYAIFEGQKKGM encoded by the coding sequence ATGAGTACCAGTGAGCAATCGAGACAGCAACCAAAGAGGGCATTATCGCTGGATGACTTAGTAAATCATGATGAGAACCCGAAAGTTAAATCGCCTAATTATGGCCAAAATAATGAAAGCGTATCGTCATTGAATAGCAGTGAGATCCGCAGAGAAACATCTGTGAATTCTATCAATCCTAATGATTTCATGGGTGATGAGACCGACACAGATGATGATGTGGGCATGGGCGGCGGCGGTGTAAACTTTGATAAAGATATGACATTCGACTATGACAAGCAAGAGGGTAAGTCGCCACAGAAAGATGAATCAAAGCGAGCTACGGAGCAAAAGAATACTCTTCTTGCGGCTCCCCAGGAGCCTAAAAGTAGCTTGATTGAGAAAAAGAACCCATCAACAAGTCGAAAGACTTCTGACGCTGGTACTGCAGCAAGCACGAATACTTTTGAACCTCAGGGAAGCGAGAACTCGGTAACgacaatttttgatgaaaggGCCTCTTTAAAGTCGAGGAAAAACAATCTTAAAAAGGATTTacagattttgaatgaaattgCAGCCACTTCTAAACCTAATAAATACAAAAATGTTCCAATATGGGCTCAAAAATGGAGGCCGACAATTAAAGCCTTACAGAATATTGACAAGAAGGATTTCAAGATAGACAATtcctttttgaatataataCCTGATGATGATCTAACAAAATCTGTCCAAGATTGGGTATATGCCACTATTTTTTCGATACCGCCCGATATGAGGCAACTTAtagaaatggaaatgaagTTCGGTGTGATAATGGATGCCAAATCTCCAGATCGTATTAATCCTCCTGTTTCTTCACAAGCTGTGTTTACAGAATTAGATACTACCATGGTTCCAACCATTGATCCATCAGTTTtcgaagaattgaaaaagtataTACGTGGATTGAGTGAGGTTAGCGAAAACAGAGGCAAATTTAGTACCATAGAATCACACACGAAGGATTCAACATACAGAGTCGGCGTGGCTACTCAGAGACCTCGATTTCTGAGAATGAGTACAGATATCAAGACTGGACGAGTTGGTCAATTTATagagaagagaaaaattgcACATTTATTAATATATTCACCAAAGGACAGTTATGAtgtcaaaatatcaataaattTAGAAATTCCAGTTCCTGAAAATGAGCCTcctgaaaaatacaagaGTCAAACACCCTTGAGTGAAAGATCCAAAGAGCGTGTAAGCTATATTCATAACGACTCCTGCACGAGAATAGATATTACAAAAGTCGAAAAGAGTGAGCACGGGCGAAAAGGCAGCAGTCCTGAAATAACTCACGAAATCGAATTGGAAATAAATACACCTGCTTTGTTGAAAGCGTTTGACTCCATCGCGACTGATAGTCAAGTGTATGCGTCGGTCATCAGAACCTTTTTAAATAATGGAACAATCATCAGAAGAAAGCTCACATCTTTGTCTTACGCTATTTTCGAAGGTCAAAAAAAGGGAATGTAA
- a CDS encoding uncharacterized protein (similar to Saccharomyces cerevisiae YER137C; ancestral locus Anc_8.173), whose translation MSRESRIGRNAEEDIRKISQAMDALAKLIIEKRQDGTQLQLEYQHKLERLNQVIELILGMRHNESETRYELDANHLDRLLRGNIEIVEKTVETLSTNSQAQAESYALIPIVKKSHASETSIHRKKKKKNKICCSFCNEPGHTRAKCEKKLLFSKE comes from the coding sequence ATGAGCCGTGAGAGCCGCATCGGCCGCAATGCTGAGGAAGATATTAGGAAGATTAGCCAAGCTATGGATGCCTTGGCTAAGCTTATAATCGAAAAAAGGCAAGATGGCACACAGTTGCAGCTGGAATATCAACACAAACTGGAAAGATTGAACCAGGTCATAGAGTTGATACTAGGAATGAGACATAATGAGAGCGAAACTCGATACGAACTTGACGCAAACCATTTAGACAGGCTACTTCGTGGTAATATAGAGATTGTGGAGAAAACAGTTGAGACCCTAAGTACAAATAGTCAAGCGCAAGCAGAGAGCTATGCACTTATACCTATAGTTAAGAAATCTCACGCTAGCGAAACCAGCATACacagaaagaagaagaagaaaaataagaTATGCTGTTCGTTTTGCAATGAACCTGGTCATACACGAGCTAAATGCGAGAAGAAGTTgcttttctcaaaagagtAA
- the LSM2 gene encoding Sm-like protein LSM2 (similar to Saccharomyces cerevisiae LSM2 (YBL026W); ancestral locus Anc_8.174), producing MLFFSFFKTLVDQEVTVELKNDIELKGTLKSVDQFLNLKLDNISCSDESKYPHFGSVRNIFIRGSTVRYVYLNKNMVDTNLLQDAARREAMMEKK from the exons ATGctattcttttcattcttcaAAACATTGGTGGATCAAGAGGTTACTGTGGAA ctgaaaaatgatatcgAACTGAAGGGAACGCTTAAGTCAGTAGACCAGTTCCTCAACTTGAAATTAGACAATATATCATGTAGTGATGAGAGCAAGTATCCGCACTTTGGTTCTGTGagaaatatttttattAGAGGCTCGACTGTGAGATACGTCTatttaaataaaaatatgGTAGATACAAATCTGTTACAAGACGCTGCTAGAAGAGAAGCaatgatggaaaagaaataa